GCTGCAGCCGCGACGGGACCAGGAAGTCGCGAGCACCTTCCGGGGTGGCGCGGGTCAGCATCGGCGTCTCGACCTCGACGAAGCCGTGGCGTTCCATCACCCGCCGGATCACCGAGTTGGTCTCCGCACGTCGCCGGAGGATCGACTGCATCTCCGGCCTGCGCAGGTCGACGTAGCGGTGCTTGAGCCGCAAGGTCTCGTCGACCTCGATGTCGTCCTCGACGGGGAACGGCGGGGTCTCCGACGAGGCCAGGACGTCGAGCTCGTCGGCGTGGACCTCGATCTGGCCGGTCACCAGGTCGGGGTTCTCCATGCCAGAGGGGCGACGCCGAACCTGCCCGGTGACCAACAGCACATCCTGTGACCGCACGCGGTGCGCCGCCTGCAGCGACGACCGACCCGCCGTGGCCTCACCGTCCCCGGCCGGTGGCGTGGTCTCCCCTGCGGGGACCTCACCCGCCG
This sequence is a window from Actinomycetota bacterium. Protein-coding genes within it:
- a CDS encoding OB-fold nucleic acid binding domain-containing protein produces the protein MRTHGAGTLRADHDGEKVTVAGWVDTRRDHGGVVFIDLRDRSGTVQVVVDPQSGAGHQERSAAGEVPAGETTPPAGDGEATAGRSSLQAAHRVRSQDVLLVTGQVRRRPSGMENPDLVTGQIEVHADELDVLASSETPPFPVEDDIEVDETLRLKHRYVDLRRPEMQSILRRRAETNSVIRRVMERHGFVEVETPMLTRATPEGARDFLVPSRLQ